A part of Deltaproteobacteria bacterium genomic DNA contains:
- a CDS encoding DUF4258 domain-containing protein, which produces MDIYFSRHVQRQMKWREIEEGEIKDTVLYPEKVENSRKDRKNAFKHIGSKWLKVTFKQESDNIVIITAIDKNK; this is translated from the coding sequence TTGGATATATACTTTAGCAGACATGTCCAGCGGCAGATGAAGTGGAGAGAGATTGAGGAAGGTGAGATTAAAGATACCGTCCTTTATCCTGAAAAGGTAGAAAATTCCAGAAAAGACAGAAAAAATGCTTTTAAACATATTGGCAGTAAATGGCTCAAGGTTACTTTTAAACAGGAAAGTGATAACATAGTAATCATTACTGCA
- a CDS encoding DUF520 family protein, with the protein VRVTGKKIDDLQEVIQILKTKDLGVSLQCVNMRD; encoded by the coding sequence GTAAGGGTAACAGGCAAAAAGATAGACGACCTGCAGGAAGTAATCCAAATTCTTAAGACAAAGGATTTGGGGGTTAGTTTGCAGTGTGTGAATATGAGGGATTAA